GCACCGCCGAGCATACCGGCACCGAGGCCGAGGGCAGCACCACCTGCCATGCCCatgccaccaccgccgccgccgccgaagCGACCACCTCCCATCCTTCCACCTGCCATCATAGGCTGTTGAGCGTACATAGGCTGTTGGGGGTATGCAGCGTACCCACCTTGCTGAGGATATGCGCCGTATTGCGGTTGAGCGCCGTAGGGCGGTTGCTGAtagtgctgctgcggtggTGGCTGCTGACCCCAAGCGCGACTATCGGTGGGAGGACCGGATGGGGGAGCATAGCCTCCTGAGCTGCTGCCCTTGTTCTCCTCATCTGGGTGTACCCAGATGGAACGTGGAGGCGTAGCTTTGGTGTCGACGTAGAAGTAGCGAGAGTAGTTGTTGTCCCACTGCTTAACCCATCCTTCCGGCAGTGGACGGTTGTCGTCCTGCGGCTTCTCTGATGTTGTGGAAGGCGGTTGCGGTGAGGACGCAGCGCCGTGCTGCGGTGGTGCTTGTCCATAGCCGCTGCCGTACGAGTTTTGGTGTTGATAAGGAGGTTGCTGACCGTATCCGCCTCCAGCATagccgccgccaccgccgtACTGTTGCGATTGGGGTCGGCCGGAGCTGTTGCCACCGACCTTGCTGGCGAGCTTATCTAAGAGACCCATGGACAAGCGCGTTTGTGGAGATGAGGTTCGAAAGGGCTGCGTGCAGGCGACCAGGAGATACAGTATCTGTCTTGAACAGACGTGGACAACAAGTAGATGGGAGGATGTGAGGTTGCGAGGTTGCGAGGATAAAAGCAGCTACACGTGGGATCCAACGCCAAGATCGCAGGAGACAACCGGCTGGATAGCGAgagtcgagatggaaggcGACTGACCAACTGACCGACTCAAAGAAAGGGGTCCAAGCAAGAAAGTCTTGGCGTCAAGTTGgatcaatcgtgaaccacagaatcacgaatgcgtGATGAGGCAAGCAGCTGAGGCTGTTTGATTTGATCGACGTTAggccactcacgacttgaagtgctcgtcgacgttgcacgcttcttgctcggctgGGTGCGAGTGTTTACAGTAcgtaactcgtgactgtgactctcAGGctgtcactcacgacttgttAATAAATCCTCGTGCCTGTTGGAATCAGCTGAGCCACACggccaagcgtgaagccGTTGCGTTTGTGGATGCTCGTGGACGGGCCATCTTGCgttttcacgattcagtGCGCCCATcgccacagtcacagagtgtgagtcgtgagtgtgattGCACAGCCTCTTTTTCTCGTGTTTTTCTCATCTCTGTCTCTCACGTGTCTCTCTTGCGAATTTCGGTCCAACGCGATTGGAATACCCCAACGGTCTAACAGCCATGTGCCGCGATGTGCGATCCACCCAAAAAGGCACAAACAGGCACCGAAGCACTCATGACTGAAGCACTGAAGCACTGAAGCACCGACGCACTGaagcactcacgactgaagCACAGGGGTTCGTGACTGCAGTCGTGTGTGTGTATGTGTTGATGAAACACTGGTGCGTCAAACACCGACGATGAGCGCACACGGCAGCCGAaccgacactcacgactctgttGCGCTCACGTCGGGTGACAAAGTCGCGAGTCGGTCCATCACAGTCGTCCCTGCGATCACCGTCAAGGATCATTTGAACAAGCACACGTCCGCTTTCGAATGCATCAACACCAACTCCTCGCATCTTTCAAGCACGACCCGCATCGCACCATCGAGATCTGCACCCTGCCTGCTTTTTCAAGCCAATCTTGGAGCGAGATGTCG
This Mycosarcoma maydis chromosome 11, whole genome shotgun sequence DNA region includes the following protein-coding sequences:
- a CDS encoding uncharacterized protein (related to WWM1 - WW domain containing protein interacting with Metacaspase); the protein is MGLLDKLASKVGGNSSGRPQSQQYGGGGGYAGGGYGQQPPYQHQNSYGSGYGQAPPQHGAASSPQPPSTTSEKPQDDNRPLPEGWVKQWDNNYSRYFYVDTKATPPRSIWVHPDEENKGSSSGGYAPPSGPPTDSRAWGQQPPPQQHYQQPPYGAQPQYGAYPQQGGYAAYPQQPMYAQQPMMAGGRMGGGRFGGGGGGGMGMAGGAALGLGAGMLGGALIANGMNDAYQDGYQDAQQDDFGGGDDFGGGDF